Proteins from a genomic interval of Chroococcidiopsis thermalis PCC 7203:
- a CDS encoding GumC family protein — protein sequence MEEQYRTQHLATERNGKYSQMSLPSYVAHYSELPQAEEWSLSQLLAVVRRRAPIIASVAIACCVTTWVWTLTQPAKYEGKLSVLVEPVKAENKLSGLSNVPVVNASPKGQESLDYSTQIIVLRSPEILIPIAKNISVRYPDINYASLLEGLKVSRYQETKILEVSYRDSDPQKIQFVLEQLAKGYLKYSLQEQQTNLRQGIQFVNTQLPQLQARVNSLQLQLQRFREQYSLFSPEEKTGQLFEKYSTLEFQKLEIQKDLAEAQKLYNALQSKSGTKLALELEAKARHGVGTLQQQSTVDHPQKSPAIAAIDESSTPSRAISPQAQQDAPQYQSLLAQLQNIDTEIAKNATIYRVDSPYIQSLKRKRESLLPLLHKEGVQALENQRASVLSQLSILQVRAAKNAQALDRLNREIDGMPNLARRYTDLQRELVIATESLNRFLERRESLQIENAQKETPWQLISPPQLPSIPIFPNIPRFLILGTVASILAGIGAALLVERLDNVVHSPDELKEATKLPILGIIPFHKNLAKHLADGETNQRQENSRSRSHRNAYGYHYFPFLESFRSLYTNIGFLGSDTPIHSLVISSSVHADGKSTISTHLAQAAAAMGRRVLLVDADLRLPQIHHILHLSNDTGLSNAITTNVPVADLIQRSPAWENLFVLTAGQIPPDPTKLLSSHKMRNIMEQLRQQYDLVIYDTPPLLGLADASLLAPLTAGIAIVTRMGKTDRALLMQTLDQLKLSRTQVLGAICNGVKDYKATTSYHHYYYQPRTRVAE from the coding sequence ATGGAAGAGCAATATCGAACTCAGCATTTAGCAACAGAAAGAAATGGTAAGTATTCGCAGATGTCATTGCCATCCTATGTTGCACATTACTCAGAGTTACCTCAGGCAGAAGAATGGAGTTTGTCTCAGCTTCTGGCAGTTGTACGTCGTCGAGCGCCGATTATCGCTAGTGTAGCGATCGCTTGCTGCGTGACTACCTGGGTATGGACATTAACTCAACCAGCCAAGTATGAAGGAAAATTATCGGTATTGGTAGAGCCAGTCAAGGCTGAAAATAAATTATCGGGATTATCGAACGTTCCAGTTGTGAATGCTAGCCCAAAAGGGCAAGAATCTTTGGATTACAGTACACAGATTATTGTTTTGCGTAGCCCCGAAATTCTAATTCCTATCGCTAAAAATATTTCTGTGCGGTATCCAGATATTAATTATGCTTCTTTACTAGAAGGCTTGAAGGTTTCTCGCTATCAAGAAACAAAAATTTTAGAAGTTAGCTATCGAGATTCCGATCCCCAGAAAATTCAATTTGTTTTAGAACAGCTAGCTAAAGGATATTTAAAATACAGCTTACAGGAGCAGCAAACAAATCTACGCCAGGGAATTCAGTTTGTTAATACTCAGTTACCTCAATTGCAAGCACGAGTCAACAGCTTGCAATTGCAATTACAAAGATTTAGAGAACAATACAGCTTATTTTCTCCCGAAGAAAAAACAGGACAGCTATTTGAAAAATATAGCACTTTAGAATTTCAGAAATTAGAGATTCAAAAAGATTTAGCGGAAGCTCAAAAACTCTACAATGCCTTACAAAGTAAATCTGGCACTAAGTTAGCGCTAGAACTAGAAGCAAAAGCTCGTCATGGGGTGGGAACTTTGCAGCAACAATCGACAGTTGACCACCCTCAAAAATCGCCAGCGATCGCGGCTATAGATGAATCCTCTACGCCCAGTCGTGCAATATCACCGCAAGCCCAGCAAGATGCTCCTCAATATCAGAGTTTACTCGCTCAGTTGCAGAATATAGATACTGAAATTGCCAAGAATGCAACTATTTATCGAGTAGATAGTCCGTACATTCAGTCGCTGAAACGGAAACGGGAAAGTCTGCTGCCACTATTACACAAAGAGGGAGTGCAGGCACTAGAAAATCAACGTGCGTCAGTATTAAGCCAACTTTCCATACTCCAAGTCAGAGCCGCCAAGAACGCCCAAGCACTCGATCGCTTAAATCGAGAAATCGACGGAATGCCAAATTTGGCACGTCGTTACACTGACTTACAGCGAGAGTTAGTTATTGCTACTGAAAGTTTGAACCGTTTTCTAGAAAGGCGGGAATCGCTGCAAATCGAAAATGCTCAAAAAGAGACTCCTTGGCAACTCATTTCACCACCTCAGTTACCTTCTATCCCGATATTTCCTAATATTCCACGATTCCTGATCTTAGGCACGGTAGCTAGTATCTTAGCTGGAATTGGAGCAGCGCTACTCGTGGAAAGGCTCGATAATGTGGTTCATTCACCCGATGAGTTGAAGGAAGCGACAAAGCTACCAATATTAGGTATAATTCCTTTCCATAAAAACCTAGCTAAGCATCTGGCAGATGGAGAAACGAATCAGAGGCAAGAGAACAGCAGGTCGCGTTCCCACAGAAATGCTTATGGCTATCACTATTTCCCTTTCTTAGAATCTTTCCGATCGCTGTATACTAACATCGGCTTTTTAGGTTCCGATACACCGATCCACTCTCTCGTCATCAGTTCTTCCGTCCATGCTGACGGTAAATCTACTATCTCAACTCACTTAGCCCAAGCAGCAGCAGCAATGGGACGCAGAGTGTTACTAGTCGATGCAGATCTACGTTTACCGCAGATTCATCACATTTTACATTTATCCAATGACACGGGATTGAGTAATGCAATAACAACTAACGTACCAGTTGCCGATTTAATTCAGCGATCGCCTGCCTGGGAGAACTTGTTTGTCTTAACCGCAGGTCAAATTCCTCCCGACCCTACCAAACTGTTATCCTCTCACAAGATGCGCAACATCATGGAGCAGTTGCGGCAGCAGTATGACTTAGTGATTTACGACACTCCACCACTTTTAGGTTTAGCAGATGCGAGTTTGCTGGCTCCTCTAACCGCAGGAATTGCGATCGTCACGCGGATGGGTAAAACTGACCGTGCGCTGCTAATGCAGACCCTCGATCAGTTAAAACTGTCTCGCACTCAAGTTTTAGGTGCAATTTGTAACGGGGTGAAAGATTACAAAGCTACAACTTCTTACCATCACTACTACTATCAACCTCGAACTCGGGTAGCAGAATAG
- a CDS encoding glycosyltransferase family 4 protein: MLDKYVQQEQIEKLKIFLPAQSKSKELAPSFNLNIITQFYPPDYAATGQLIEELALNLGQLGIQVRVFTGQPGYAFKKNAAPSIERSEKILIRRSRTSRMWNARIRGKAINGCLFFFRAILHLLNKKNRGDLLLLTTAPAFLPIVGYIAKLLFGIPYVCLMYDLYPDVAIELDIFSRKNWLVKWWRLLNRKVWRNSEKIIVLSSTMREKVLSHSPEMSDKIVVIHNWANPNWIVPLEKENNWFAQKYELVNTFTVQYSGNMGRCHELETILEAARQLQDEPIQFVFIGGGAKFQSSFECVKKLGLNNCRFLPYQDKQDLPYSLTACDLSLVSISPKMEGIVAPSKLYGILAAGRPVAAICETHSYLRHLLRESGCGAAFNSGDASGLVQFIRRLKSDRELVKQMGMAGRQYLQFNFTPEIIAKQYSNVLQQAFLTAKRRVVRSRNKSVEAVTEES; encoded by the coding sequence ATGCTAGATAAATACGTACAGCAAGAGCAAATTGAAAAACTCAAAATATTTTTGCCGGCTCAGAGCAAAAGTAAAGAACTCGCACCTTCTTTCAACTTAAATATTATTACGCAATTTTATCCACCAGACTATGCTGCTACAGGGCAACTCATTGAAGAACTAGCACTGAATTTAGGACAACTAGGGATTCAAGTAAGGGTTTTTACCGGACAGCCAGGATATGCATTTAAAAAAAATGCGGCTCCTAGTATAGAACGTTCTGAAAAAATTCTGATTCGGCGATCGCGAACTTCTCGAATGTGGAATGCACGGATTCGAGGCAAAGCCATTAATGGTTGCCTGTTCTTTTTCCGAGCTATCTTACACTTATTAAATAAAAAGAACCGTGGAGATCTCCTACTTCTAACCACTGCACCAGCCTTTTTACCAATCGTCGGCTACATAGCCAAACTATTATTTGGGATTCCTTACGTTTGTTTAATGTACGATTTATATCCTGACGTTGCAATTGAGCTAGATATTTTCTCTAGGAAAAATTGGTTAGTAAAATGGTGGAGATTACTCAATAGAAAAGTTTGGCGCAACTCAGAAAAAATAATTGTTCTCAGCTCAACCATGCGAGAGAAAGTTTTATCTCACTCTCCCGAAATGAGTGACAAAATTGTAGTCATTCATAATTGGGCTAATCCCAACTGGATTGTACCGCTAGAAAAAGAAAATAATTGGTTTGCGCAAAAGTACGAATTGGTCAATACTTTCACCGTGCAGTACTCTGGCAACATGGGTCGCTGTCACGAACTAGAGACAATTCTAGAAGCAGCTAGACAATTGCAAGACGAACCAATTCAGTTTGTTTTTATTGGCGGAGGAGCAAAATTTCAATCTAGTTTTGAATGTGTCAAAAAACTAGGTTTAAATAATTGTCGCTTCTTGCCCTATCAAGATAAACAAGACTTACCATATTCGCTAACAGCTTGCGATTTATCTTTGGTCAGTATTAGTCCCAAAATGGAAGGAATTGTCGCCCCGAGCAAGCTCTATGGCATTCTCGCAGCTGGTCGTCCCGTCGCTGCTATTTGCGAAACCCATTCCTATTTACGGCATCTCTTAAGAGAAAGCGGTTGCGGTGCTGCTTTTAATTCAGGTGATGCCAGTGGTTTAGTTCAGTTTATTCGCCGTCTAAAGAGCGATCGCGAACTCGTTAAACAAATGGGAATGGCAGGTCGGCAATATCTCCAATTCAATTTCACGCCAGAAATTATTGCCAAACAGTACTCAAATGTATTACAACAAGCATTTCTAACAGCAAAAAGACGAGTTGTTCGTTCTAGAAATAAGAGCGTGGAAGCCGTGACAGAAGAAAGCTAA
- a CDS encoding WcaF family extracellular polysaccharide biosynthesis acetyltransferase translates to MYLDRYTLGTYTPGAPVWKQLLWYFLGEPLFRTYWLPISQLKVWILRSFGATVGRSVCIKPGVRVKFPWRLTVGDCVWIGENAWLDNVAPIAIESHVCISQGVYLCTGNHDWSASDFKLIPAPIHIEQSSWIAARATIGPGVTVGKGAVLSLGSVAGRSLQPMTIYAGNPAQPIKQRAICDR, encoded by the coding sequence ATGTATCTAGATCGTTACACCCTCGGTACTTACACTCCTGGCGCTCCCGTGTGGAAACAACTCCTGTGGTATTTTCTCGGAGAGCCTTTATTTCGCACTTATTGGCTACCTATCTCTCAGTTAAAAGTCTGGATACTACGTAGTTTTGGTGCTACAGTTGGTCGCTCTGTCTGTATTAAGCCTGGAGTGCGGGTAAAGTTTCCTTGGCGGCTAACTGTAGGTGATTGCGTGTGGATTGGAGAAAATGCTTGGCTCGACAATGTTGCGCCGATCGCCATTGAAAGCCATGTCTGTATTTCTCAGGGTGTTTATCTGTGTACTGGCAATCACGACTGGAGTGCTTCTGACTTCAAGCTGATCCCAGCCCCAATTCACATCGAGCAGAGTAGTTGGATTGCGGCGCGGGCGACGATTGGTCCTGGTGTCACTGTCGGTAAAGGCGCGGTGTTGAGTCTCGGAAGCGTAGCAGGGCGATCGCTTCAGCCCATGACAATTTACGCGGGCAATCCCGCACAACCAATCAAACAACGAGCAATTTGCGATCGGTAA
- a CDS encoding YdcF family protein, with protein sequence MSRVKTTSSSKNQRFQYKRCRFVCLSTAAVLFVLFGIIPLRLAIALERSPLPQAIIALGGDPRRESFAVDFALRHPPLEIWISSPYLKAFNLPDPSSSRSRIHIDRRAVDTVTNFTSLVAEFKQRYFQHVYLITSDFHMARAKAIAFFVFGSQGIAVTPISVPSNQQPESWFHISRDVCRTWLWMFTGRTGASLKSEI encoded by the coding sequence ATGTCAAGAGTAAAAACTACCAGTTCGAGCAAAAACCAGCGCTTTCAGTACAAGAGATGCCGTTTTGTCTGTTTGTCAACTGCTGCTGTGTTATTCGTACTGTTCGGGATTATTCCTCTGCGACTAGCAATTGCTTTAGAGCGATCGCCGCTGCCCCAAGCAATTATTGCTTTAGGTGGCGATCCGAGGCGCGAATCTTTCGCTGTTGACTTTGCATTACGGCATCCACCTTTAGAAATCTGGATTTCTTCCCCTTATCTCAAAGCCTTCAATCTTCCAGATCCGAGTAGCTCTAGATCGCGAATACATATCGATCGCCGCGCTGTCGATACCGTAACTAACTTTACCTCTCTTGTTGCCGAGTTCAAACAACGGTATTTTCAACATGTTTACTTAATTACATCCGATTTTCACATGGCAAGAGCAAAGGCGATCGCCTTCTTTGTCTTTGGCAGCCAGGGGATTGCTGTAACTCCTATATCAGTTCCATCAAACCAACAACCTGAATCCTGGTTTCATATTAGTCGTGATGTTTGTCGTACTTGGTTATGGATGTTTACAGGTCGTACTGGAGCTAGCCTTAAATCTGAAATTTAA
- a CDS encoding glycosyltransferase, with protein MKVLHVIPSIDPALGGPTQVVLNLVRALRENGIDAEIATTNDRGSELLDVPLHQRVEYEQVPIWFFPRFSPPLKEFIFSAALTRWLWQHARDYDLIETHYLFSYAPACAALIARLQGIPYTMRTMGQLTPWALSQSWLKKQIYSFLIERHNLNCAEMIHCTAPGEAQDVRKFGIQTPSFTLPLGVDRPVELPDAKQKLYETYGIPTTTPVVLFLSRLHPKKRPDLLIQALSQLAAQNHNFHLILAGSGEPQYLNYLTDLVSSLGLSPRTSITGFVMGRDKDLLLQASDLFVLPSFSENFGIAVAEAMVVGLPVVVTPDIQISPEIAAASAGLVVEGQIAPLTNAIAQLLSSPELRQQLGENGRLLASQQYSWQAIAQNLISIYTAAIERQPIPTTFSNPENFVTLP; from the coding sequence ATGAAAGTTTTACATGTTATTCCTTCGATCGATCCTGCTTTGGGTGGACCAACTCAGGTTGTCCTTAATCTAGTTAGGGCTTTGCGCGAAAATGGAATTGATGCCGAAATTGCCACCACGAACGATCGCGGTTCAGAACTGTTAGACGTGCCGCTCCATCAGCGGGTTGAGTACGAGCAAGTCCCAATTTGGTTTTTTCCACGTTTTTCACCACCACTTAAAGAGTTTATTTTTTCGGCAGCTTTGACTCGTTGGCTTTGGCAACACGCCCGAGATTACGATTTGATCGAAACTCACTATCTTTTTTCCTATGCACCCGCTTGCGCTGCCCTAATTGCCAGGTTGCAAGGAATTCCCTACACCATGCGTACTATGGGACAGTTAACGCCTTGGGCTTTGTCTCAAAGTTGGTTGAAAAAACAGATATATTCATTTCTGATCGAGCGTCACAATCTCAATTGTGCCGAAATGATTCATTGCACTGCTCCAGGCGAAGCCCAGGATGTGAGAAAATTTGGCATTCAAACACCTAGTTTTACTTTGCCTTTAGGAGTCGATCGCCCAGTAGAACTACCTGATGCTAAGCAAAAGCTATACGAAACTTACGGTATACCTACCACTACACCAGTTGTCCTATTCTTGTCGCGACTTCACCCTAAAAAACGCCCAGATTTGTTAATTCAAGCCCTCAGCCAGCTAGCAGCTCAGAATCACAACTTTCATCTGATTTTGGCAGGTTCGGGAGAGCCGCAGTACCTCAACTACTTGACTGACTTAGTATCATCCCTCGGACTTTCTCCGCGTACATCCATCACTGGCTTCGTTATGGGTCGAGATAAAGATCTCCTCCTACAAGCCTCCGATCTTTTTGTCTTGCCGTCCTTCTCCGAAAATTTTGGGATTGCCGTAGCAGAAGCAATGGTAGTAGGGCTACCAGTTGTTGTGACTCCCGACATCCAAATTTCACCAGAAATTGCCGCAGCCTCGGCTGGGCTAGTTGTTGAAGGTCAAATCGCACCCTTAACAAATGCGATCGCACAACTACTATCATCTCCAGAACTCCGGCAGCAATTAGGAGAGAATGGTCGGCTGTTGGCAAGTCAACAGTATTCTTGGCAAGCGATCGCCCAGAATCTGATCTCGATTTACACGGCGGCGATCGAGCGACAACCAATTCCTACAACCTTCTCAAACCCAGAGAATTTTGTCACGCTGCCATAA
- a CDS encoding glycosyltransferase — protein sequence MPELAGRTNCHLWFPNIFEFKGGIQVYSAFLLDALESLYPNWHYQVFLKHDTRSPSDLARSRHTQFHCTGALPLPLRTFGFAAQICGAGLRQRPSLAIATHLNFTVAAYWLKQLTGMRYWAIAHGVEAWDIHKPALQKALHHADRILAVSSYTRDRLLKEQNLDPAKVSLLPNTFDADRFKIQPKPQYLLERYGLTPEQPVILTVARLDCRERYKGYDQILQALPEIRCQIPGVRYLIAGKGSDRDRIEQLIAKLDLKDCVTLAGFIPDVELGDHYNLCDVFAMPSKGEGFGIVYLESLACGKPTLGGDRDGAIDALCHGELGALVDPDDTNAIARTLIQILQGTYSHPIIYQPEVLRQKVIDTFGFEQFKQTMDNLIKFNLSSQ from the coding sequence ATGCCAGAATTAGCAGGTCGAACTAACTGTCACTTGTGGTTTCCGAATATTTTTGAATTTAAAGGCGGAATTCAAGTCTATTCGGCTTTCTTGCTCGATGCCTTAGAAAGCTTATATCCGAATTGGCACTACCAGGTTTTTCTCAAGCACGACACTCGATCGCCATCCGATCTGGCGCGATCGCGCCATACTCAGTTTCACTGTACTGGTGCTTTACCTTTGCCATTGCGAACATTTGGCTTTGCCGCTCAGATCTGTGGAGCAGGACTGCGACAGCGACCGAGTTTAGCGATCGCCACTCACCTGAATTTTACAGTTGCAGCCTATTGGTTGAAACAACTAACTGGTATGCGTTACTGGGCGATCGCTCACGGTGTAGAAGCCTGGGATATTCACAAACCTGCTTTACAAAAAGCGTTGCACCATGCCGATCGCATTCTTGCTGTTAGTAGCTATACACGCGATCGCTTGCTCAAAGAGCAAAATCTCGATCCGGCAAAAGTCTCGCTTTTACCCAACACTTTTGATGCGGATCGCTTTAAAATTCAACCAAAGCCGCAATACTTACTAGAGCGTTACGGACTGACACCAGAACAACCAGTCATTCTGACTGTCGCTCGGTTAGATTGCCGCGAACGTTACAAAGGATACGACCAAATTCTGCAAGCCTTGCCTGAGATTCGCTGTCAGATTCCTGGCGTTCGTTATCTGATCGCTGGTAAGGGTAGCGATCGCGATCGGATCGAACAGTTAATCGCGAAACTCGATTTAAAAGATTGTGTAACCTTAGCTGGATTTATTCCCGATGTCGAACTGGGCGATCACTATAACTTGTGTGATGTCTTTGCCATGCCAAGTAAAGGTGAGGGATTTGGCATTGTATATCTAGAATCTCTAGCCTGTGGCAAACCCACTTTAGGAGGAGATCGAGATGGAGCCATTGATGCCCTTTGTCATGGAGAACTAGGGGCATTAGTCGATCCAGACGATACAAACGCGATCGCCCGAACTTTAATTCAGATTTTGCAAGGCACTTATTCGCATCCAATTATTTATCAACCTGAAGTTTTAAGACAGAAAGTTATTGATACTTTCGGATTCGAGCAATTTAAACAAACGATGGATAACTTAATTAAATTCAATTTGAGCAGTCAATGA
- a CDS encoding glycosyltransferase family 4 protein yields the protein MSHPRISLIHPTSNPFARNAALALGEANLLQEAITTIAYNPKGVLSRYLNLLPQKISTRVALELGRRAWTAPVNVPMRSHPWQEAIRLALVKTKLSHLLNLGRQGPIDWVYTSLDRHVSQHHLQNLDAVYAYEDGAAIAFEVAKQRGILCLYDLPIPFYRMSRDLQAQEAERFPELAPALQAVKEPAWKIERKEREIQLADHVFVASSITQRSLLDVGVKPEKISVIPYGAPIDYFHPQTKTDKLFRALFVGRVGPRKGFHYLLQAWQELHLPDAELLAIGINEFPNNWLTQYQDIFRYIPSLPHAALNEYYSTASVFVFPSLVEGFGLVLLEAMACGIPVITTPNTAGPDILTDGVEGFIVPIRDVAALKEKLEWCYSHPEELAQMGKAARQKAEQLTWGLYRQQLASRVQELLCQN from the coding sequence ATGTCTCATCCGCGTATCTCCCTGATTCACCCTACCAGTAATCCCTTTGCCCGCAATGCCGCACTAGCTTTGGGAGAAGCTAACTTACTCCAAGAAGCGATCACGACAATTGCCTACAATCCCAAGGGAGTTTTATCGCGCTACTTAAATTTACTACCGCAGAAAATTAGCACTCGCGTGGCGCTGGAATTAGGTAGGAGGGCGTGGACTGCGCCTGTAAATGTACCAATGCGATCGCACCCTTGGCAAGAAGCCATACGTTTAGCATTAGTCAAAACTAAATTAAGTCATTTGCTGAACTTAGGTCGTCAAGGACCGATCGATTGGGTGTATACCTCTCTCGATCGCCACGTTTCCCAACATCATTTACAAAATCTAGATGCAGTTTATGCTTACGAAGATGGTGCGGCGATCGCGTTTGAAGTTGCTAAACAACGCGGGATTCTCTGCTTGTACGATCTCCCGATTCCCTTCTATCGCATGAGTCGAGATCTCCAAGCCCAAGAAGCCGAACGTTTTCCAGAACTAGCGCCAGCACTACAAGCAGTCAAGGAGCCTGCATGGAAGATCGAGCGCAAGGAACGGGAAATTCAACTGGCAGACCACGTATTTGTTGCATCTTCCATCACCCAGCGATCGCTGTTAGATGTGGGTGTCAAACCAGAAAAAATTAGTGTCATTCCCTACGGCGCACCAATTGATTATTTCCACCCGCAAACTAAAACTGACAAACTGTTTCGCGCTCTGTTTGTCGGTCGCGTCGGACCTCGCAAGGGCTTTCATTACTTATTACAAGCTTGGCAAGAACTACACCTACCCGATGCCGAACTCTTAGCGATCGGGATTAACGAGTTTCCTAATAACTGGCTGACTCAATATCAAGATATTTTTCGCTACATTCCATCTCTGCCTCATGCGGCGTTGAACGAATATTACAGTACCGCAAGTGTCTTTGTTTTTCCCTCGCTTGTAGAAGGATTTGGACTCGTACTACTAGAGGCAATGGCTTGTGGAATTCCCGTCATCACGACACCCAATACTGCTGGTCCAGATATTCTGACAGACGGGGTAGAAGGCTTCATTGTCCCGATTCGCGATGTCGCAGCTCTAAAGGAAAAGCTGGAATGGTGTTATTCCCACCCAGAAGAATTAGCCCAAATGGGAAAAGCGGCTCGTCAAAAAGCCGAGCAATTAACGTGGGGATTGTATCGACAGCAATTAGCCAGTCGCGTCCAGGAGCTGTTATGCCAGAATTAG